A stretch of the Tannerella serpentiformis genome encodes the following:
- a CDS encoding ABC transporter ATP-binding protein has product MVRNILNELTARGVRHLIVSALFFVVYALCGTTIMLTVLLLIDRYISGESVSLVSAAWMLGGLLVLKTISNAIADMSKHFAGFDLVERIREKIILKLKKFSLGFYTNERLGEISTIIHKDVDNMEMVVGHLWTRMSADFIVALILGIGLFCVDWRMGLAMVAFLPVALFSLYRGIRSGMKAQQETQDGLADMVSLFVEYVKGIPVLKVFGGKGMFRDRLDRSVHEFGESSKKTSRLAAVSVGRYVFLIELAFALMATLGLWWSWRSELSVFAYLMFVIVSKEFYKPFINMESHWLNYIKVKDSYGRISRLLDAPFIANPGQPKTVERFDLSFEGVGFCYEEEGFEMKDLTFSVPEQTVTALVGSSGSGKTTLTNLLLRFWEPQAGNIRIGEVDIREMDYDYLLSKISVVMQNVILFSDTIANNIKVGDRNAAQAEIEEAARRAMIHDFIVGLPDGYETKIGENGLGLSGGQKQRLSIARAFLKDAPILLLDEITSNIDPVNEYKIQQAMSALIRNRTVLVIAHHLQTIRNAHQIIVMDKGRLIESGTHAELEAKDGVYRKLL; this is encoded by the coding sequence ATGGTACGCAACATATTAAATGAATTGACCGCCCGCGGGGTGCGGCACCTGATTGTCTCCGCACTGTTTTTTGTGGTTTATGCCCTCTGTGGCACGACGATTATGCTTACCGTCCTGCTTCTTATCGATCGTTATATATCGGGCGAAAGCGTTTCGCTCGTTTCCGCAGCGTGGATGCTTGGCGGTCTGCTGGTTTTGAAAACCATCTCCAATGCCATAGCCGATATGAGTAAGCACTTTGCCGGCTTCGACCTCGTGGAGCGTATCCGCGAGAAAATCATTTTGAAGCTGAAGAAGTTCTCGCTTGGTTTCTACACCAATGAGCGGCTGGGTGAGATAAGCACCATCATCCACAAAGACGTGGACAATATGGAAATGGTGGTGGGGCATCTCTGGACACGAATGTCCGCCGATTTCATTGTGGCACTGATACTCGGCATCGGACTGTTCTGCGTAGACTGGCGTATGGGATTGGCGATGGTTGCCTTCCTTCCTGTTGCTCTTTTTTCCCTTTATCGAGGCATTCGTTCGGGTATGAAAGCACAGCAGGAGACACAAGACGGTCTGGCGGATATGGTCAGTCTCTTTGTGGAATATGTCAAGGGCATACCCGTGCTGAAAGTATTCGGAGGAAAGGGCATGTTTCGTGACAGACTCGATCGTTCCGTTCATGAGTTTGGAGAAAGCAGTAAGAAGACCTCACGGCTGGCAGCTGTAAGCGTGGGCAGGTATGTCTTTCTCATTGAGCTGGCTTTTGCGCTGATGGCTACGCTTGGTCTTTGGTGGAGTTGGCGCAGTGAACTTTCCGTTTTTGCTTACCTGATGTTCGTCATCGTCTCGAAGGAGTTCTACAAGCCCTTTATCAACATGGAGAGCCACTGGCTGAACTACATCAAGGTAAAGGACAGCTACGGACGCATCTCCCGCTTGTTAGATGCACCCTTCATCGCCAATCCCGGCCAACCGAAAACAGTTGAACGCTTCGACCTCTCATTCGAGGGTGTCGGCTTCTGCTATGAGGAAGAAGGCTTTGAGATGAAGGATCTCACGTTCAGCGTCCCCGAACAGACTGTAACGGCACTTGTCGGCTCATCAGGCTCCGGCAAAACGACCCTCACCAATCTGTTGCTCCGCTTTTGGGAACCGCAGGCGGGTAATATCCGCATTGGAGAGGTGGATATTCGGGAGATGGACTATGATTATCTGCTCAGTAAAATCAGTGTGGTGATGCAGAACGTCATCCTCTTTTCCGATACCATCGCCAACAACATCAAGGTGGGTGATCGCAATGCCGCGCAAGCGGAAATCGAGGAAGCCGCACGTCGGGCGATGATACACGACTTCATCGTCGGCCTACCTGATGGTTACGAAACGAAAATCGGAGAGAACGGCTTGGGGCTGTCGGGTGGACAGAAGCAACGCCTCTCCATCGCCCGTGCGTTCCTCAAAGACGCTCCCATCCTCCTGTTGGACGAAATAACGAGCAACATTGATCCCGTCAATGAGTACAAGATACAGCAGGCCATGTCTGCCCTTATCCGCAACCGCACGGTTTTGGTCATTGCCCACCATCTGCAGACCATCCGCAACGCTCATCAGATTATCGTGATGGACAAGGGACGGCTTATAGAGAGTGGTACCCACGCCGAACTTGAAGCGAAAGATGGGGTGTACCGAAAACTGCTGTAA
- a CDS encoding ABC transporter ATP-binding protein — protein MDKQKIRPLDEERESRNLLSNTVVVLHLVFGTLPLLFVVWAVDRLMGDTLTPAMLWSVGVAMVLFALFRGVFYGTSIWRAHLSAYNALTRLRMRIVSHLQRLPIGFFQERKVGDLVNIINHDVEQIEMYLAHGLPEILSATLFPALLWGIVMVLDWRLGLALVSLLPLAFLLQMTVKTLWSKNFQHFMESTQKMSEDLLEYVATIPVIKAFSHEEARTERVLGGMRDYIHRVARSMFSVTVPMTLITMFLEGGIVVMTLVGLWLMASGELTVTRFILALILGGLFSSSFAKLATFQHFRIVYGQSLARVRSITEVPVKDTADRDTDAMQSDVSFEHVTFAYPNKKDRALSDVSLQFPKGSYTAIVGESGSGKSTLASLMMGFWQPQSGTVRLGGENLAELSERNIADFFSIVQQEVFLFNTSIRDNIRIGKPSATQREVETAARKARIHDFIVGLPSGYDTSAGEVGVKFSGGEKQRISIARMLLKDSPIVILDEATAALDGENEKLIQEALDELQRNKTVITIAHRLNIIQDVERIVVMDKGQVLATGTHGELMDSCPLYRNMTETQERVNRWQLKEEET, from the coding sequence ATGGATAAACAGAAAATCAGACCTCTCGATGAGGAAAGGGAGAGCCGCAACCTACTCTCCAATACGGTAGTTGTGCTGCACCTTGTATTCGGCACGCTTCCCCTGTTGTTCGTGGTGTGGGCGGTGGACAGGCTGATGGGCGACACACTCACTCCTGCAATGCTTTGGTCGGTCGGAGTGGCGATGGTATTGTTTGCCTTGTTTCGCGGCGTGTTTTATGGAACTTCGATTTGGCGGGCTCATCTCTCGGCTTATAACGCCCTCACCCGATTGCGAATGCGCATTGTGAGCCACTTGCAGCGGTTGCCGATCGGTTTCTTTCAGGAGCGGAAGGTGGGTGACTTAGTGAACATCATCAACCACGACGTGGAACAAATCGAGATGTATTTGGCACATGGGCTGCCCGAAATTCTCTCTGCGACGCTTTTCCCTGCTTTGCTCTGGGGTATTGTCATGGTGTTGGACTGGCGACTTGGGCTGGCACTCGTATCGCTACTACCGTTGGCGTTTCTCTTGCAGATGACAGTCAAAACGCTTTGGAGCAAGAATTTCCAACACTTTATGGAAAGTACGCAGAAGATGTCGGAAGACCTTTTGGAGTATGTGGCCACGATTCCGGTCATTAAGGCATTCAGCCACGAGGAGGCCCGGACAGAGCGGGTTCTCGGCGGCATGCGCGATTATATCCACCGGGTAGCGCGGAGCATGTTCAGCGTGACCGTGCCGATGACGCTCATAACGATGTTTTTAGAGGGTGGTATCGTGGTGATGACGCTCGTCGGTCTGTGGTTGATGGCGTCGGGCGAGCTGACCGTGACACGCTTCATCCTCGCCCTGATATTGGGCGGACTGTTCTCGTCCTCCTTTGCCAAACTGGCCACGTTCCAGCATTTCCGAATTGTCTATGGGCAGTCGCTGGCGAGGGTCCGGTCGATTACCGAAGTGCCCGTAAAGGATACGGCAGACCGGGATACGGACGCTATGCAGAGCGATGTCAGCTTTGAGCACGTTACGTTTGCCTACCCGAATAAGAAAGACCGTGCATTATCCGATGTCAGTCTGCAATTCCCTAAGGGCAGTTATACGGCTATTGTGGGCGAATCGGGGTCAGGCAAAAGTACATTGGCAAGTCTAATGATGGGTTTTTGGCAACCGCAGTCGGGAACCGTTCGACTGGGTGGAGAAAATCTTGCGGAACTCTCCGAGCGCAACATTGCCGATTTCTTCTCGATAGTGCAGCAGGAGGTGTTCCTTTTCAATACGAGCATTCGGGACAATATCCGTATCGGCAAGCCCTCCGCTACACAACGGGAGGTGGAAACGGCGGCACGAAAGGCACGCATACACGACTTTATCGTGGGACTGCCCAGTGGTTACGATACGTCGGCAGGTGAAGTGGGTGTAAAATTCTCTGGCGGAGAGAAGCAGCGCATTTCCATTGCGCGTATGTTGCTCAAAGACTCGCCGATTGTCATTCTCGATGAAGCCACTGCCGCATTGGACGGTGAGAATGAGAAACTTATCCAAGAGGCTTTGGACGAATTACAACGCAACAAGACCGTCATCACCATCGCTCATCGGCTCAACATCATTCAGGATGTGGAGCGTATTGTTGTGATGGACAAAGGTCAGGTCTTGGCGACGGGAACGCACGGAGAATTGATGGACAGCTGCCCGCTGTATCGCAACATGACAGAAACGCAGGAGCGTGTAAACAGATGGCAACTGAAAGAAGAGGAGACATAA
- a CDS encoding TonB-dependent receptor, with product MSSLLSLPLFAQKQITEIRVIDSEKESVIESATLQWRALGSSLYMDGTTTDRKGIARVNADVGRKLVLSVSYVGYQTATDTITSDGKRYTIKLNPDAMALENVVVFGKTKARIIRESPEAVSVINAKELQGRSVSLETILNKTIGLKVGQTGGLGSSSRIIVHGLEGNRIQILWDGIPMNTSDGAFSLDEIPIDIIERIEVYKSIIPARFGCDGLGGAVNIVTKEFSTDYLDASYELGSYQTHKASVFSRKNFPKSGILLGAGGYYTSAKNDYSFRVPEREDLLVKRDHDCFRSYMLKGKIAFSKLWFDEMSTEFGYYNRFNEMQGVLKNIRYAEDKSGMFMLENKLIKSGMLNNCLDFESHFSLSHTTNNFVDTARVNHDFEGNIYPSPNGQGETGDVPHNSNDKGLEINERINFDYRLSANHNLNLNTLINYARRQPNDDIASRHAGFVIGGFPSKRTGVVSGLTWEAKLLDRKLTNMLSVKYFHLHSEIEDLTSYEMIEAPKKKSNTTSQIGWIEAVKYEPFSGFHLKASYQRAIRLPNSQELFGDGIITFPAAGLKPEKSHNFNLGFLIDKNNVLGLSRLQFEVNGFYMQVSDMIKLMKQHMAAGYVNAERVHIKGIETELKLDISPTVYAYGNLTYQDVRDVLEHLPGTQAPNPTKGLRLPNIPYLFANFGAEYHSDQLLKNWYVKAFWDGKFTEEFFYFWELTELQKRRISRSFVNDIGLLLTYKNRYSIALECHNLMNKEVWDQYRQPLAGRTFHLKFRYVFSKGIL from the coding sequence ATGAGTTCTCTATTGTCGCTTCCTCTTTTTGCTCAGAAGCAGATAACGGAGATTCGTGTCATAGATAGCGAAAAGGAAAGTGTTATTGAATCGGCAACACTTCAATGGAGAGCATTGGGCTCTTCCTTATATATGGATGGCACAACGACTGACCGCAAAGGCATCGCAAGGGTGAATGCAGATGTCGGGCGGAAACTTGTGCTAAGTGTGAGTTATGTCGGCTATCAAACAGCTACCGACACCATAACTTCTGATGGGAAGAGGTACACGATAAAACTTAATCCCGATGCAATGGCGTTGGAGAATGTCGTGGTCTTCGGAAAAACAAAAGCCCGGATTATCAGAGAATCGCCTGAGGCTGTTTCCGTGATAAACGCAAAGGAGCTGCAAGGTCGCTCCGTATCTTTAGAAACCATCTTGAACAAGACCATTGGATTGAAAGTCGGGCAGACTGGTGGCTTGGGAAGCAGTTCGAGAATTATCGTCCATGGTTTGGAGGGGAACCGCATTCAAATTCTTTGGGACGGTATACCGATGAATACTTCGGATGGTGCCTTTTCGCTTGATGAGATACCGATAGATATTATCGAACGAATAGAGGTTTACAAAAGCATTATTCCTGCACGATTTGGTTGCGACGGACTGGGTGGTGCCGTCAATATTGTGACGAAAGAATTTAGTACGGACTACTTAGATGCTTCATATGAACTTGGCTCTTATCAAACACACAAGGCTAGTGTCTTCTCTCGTAAGAACTTCCCCAAGAGTGGTATCCTGCTCGGTGCGGGAGGTTATTATACGTCTGCAAAGAATGATTACTCTTTTAGAGTTCCCGAAAGAGAGGACTTATTGGTAAAGCGAGACCACGACTGTTTTCGGTCGTATATGCTGAAAGGGAAAATCGCTTTCAGCAAACTTTGGTTCGATGAGATGAGTACCGAATTCGGGTACTATAATCGTTTCAATGAGATGCAAGGGGTATTGAAGAACATCCGGTATGCCGAAGACAAATCCGGGATGTTCATGCTCGAGAACAAACTGATAAAAAGTGGAATGCTGAACAACTGCCTTGACTTCGAGTCTCATTTCTCCCTCTCGCATACGACGAACAATTTTGTGGATACGGCACGAGTGAATCATGATTTTGAGGGGAACATATATCCGAGCCCGAACGGACAGGGAGAGACGGGAGATGTGCCTCATAACTCAAACGACAAAGGTTTGGAAATCAACGAGCGCATCAATTTCGATTACAGATTGTCCGCTAATCACAACCTGAACCTGAATACGCTTATTAACTACGCCCGCAGACAGCCAAATGACGACATAGCAAGCCGACATGCCGGTTTTGTCATTGGAGGATTTCCCAGCAAAAGGACCGGCGTTGTCTCAGGTTTGACTTGGGAAGCGAAACTCTTAGACAGGAAACTGACGAATATGCTCTCTGTAAAGTATTTCCATCTCCATTCTGAGATAGAGGATTTGACTTCATACGAGATGATTGAGGCTCCGAAGAAAAAGAGCAATACGACATCGCAAATCGGATGGATAGAAGCAGTGAAATATGAACCGTTCAGTGGCTTTCATCTGAAGGCTTCCTATCAACGAGCAATACGTCTCCCTAATTCGCAAGAGTTGTTCGGTGACGGCATCATAACTTTTCCTGCTGCTGGATTGAAACCAGAGAAAAGCCACAACTTCAATCTGGGATTCTTGATAGACAAAAACAACGTACTCGGACTTTCGCGATTACAGTTTGAGGTAAACGGCTTTTACATGCAGGTAAGCGACATGATAAAGCTGATGAAGCAGCATATGGCAGCCGGATATGTGAATGCTGAAAGGGTACATATTAAGGGCATAGAGACCGAGTTGAAATTGGATATATCGCCGACAGTCTATGCCTATGGGAATCTGACTTATCAGGATGTCCGCGATGTCTTGGAGCATTTGCCGGGCACCCAAGCCCCCAATCCGACAAAAGGGCTGCGACTGCCGAATATTCCCTACCTGTTCGCCAACTTCGGAGCAGAATATCACAGTGACCAATTACTCAAGAATTGGTATGTCAAGGCATTTTGGGACGGAAAGTTCACGGAAGAGTTTTTCTACTTCTGGGAACTTACCGAATTACAGAAACGGCGCATCTCTCGCAGTTTTGTCAATGACATAGGCTTGCTATTGACCTACAAGAACAGATATTCCATTGCTTTGGAATGCCACAATCTGATGAATAAAGAAGTGTGGGATCAGTATCGTCAACCGTTGGCAGGGCGGACATTCCACTTGAAATTCAGATACGTCTTTTCAAAAGGGATTTTATAA